The genome window CGCTGACCCGGCTGGACCTGTCCAGCTTCGCGGGCCCGGTTGGCCGGATTCGCATCTTCTGCCGCAGCTTTGCCGGGCGGCGTCTGTTGCGCCATGGTGACACCTGTCACGCACAGCCCCAAGGCGGCCGCCATCACTCCCTTTGCAAGCTTCATGATTCTCTCCCCTCGCGTGTCTTGTCGGCTGGGCACGCTCTCAACCTGTCGAACTCCTCGCCCGGCCGTCGTGCCCATCGAAGGTGGTCGCAAACCCAATGCCCGCGCCAGCCAGCCAGCCAGCGTCCCGCTGGACCGGGTGGCCGTGGAGCGATGGGATTGAGGTGGCGGGGGTCGTGCCGGCGAGCGCGCGGTTTGGGCAGGGGGAGCAGGTCGCTGACCAAGAACCGGGTCCAGGGGCACCCTGGTGGGGGATGCAAGGGGGCAACGCCCTCTTGCCCGCCGGAGGCCTGGCCGTCGAGAGATGTCTGAAGGAGTGCGTGTCCAAACGCGGACACCGTGCCGGATGTCCCCTCACCAACCCGCTGGGATTGCAAAGCGAGTGGTGAGTCTTCAGCGCCGGTCCCACAAAGGGGACGTCCGTTGTGTCCCACGGTTCCTCATGGAAGTGCCTCCGGCGGCAAGGGGTCGAAACCCCTTGACCCCAGCGGCCGTCGCACGTTGGGTTTGAGCTGACAACGCTGTGCCGGCGAGGACGTTGTTCAAGCGAGACGGACGCGGGCTTGAGTTCCTCCACGCACCGGCGGAACAATCGCAACACAGGATCCCGATTCCTCGCACAATCGCCCGCCATGCAAACCGGCTTCATCGACCTCGCCCGCCTGACCCCCATCTCGCCCGTCCCCGGCTGCCGGATGCGGACGCCGTTCGGGCAGAACCTCATGCTCTCCTACTTGGAGATGGACAACGGCGCCGAAGTCCCCCTCCACCACCACCCGCATGAGCAGGGAGGCATCCTCATCCGCGGCCGCCTCCAGCTCACGATCGGCGACGAGACCCGCGTCGTTGAAGCCGGATCGCTCTTCCTGATCCCCTCCAACGTCCCGCACCGCGCCGTGGCGATCGACGGCCCCGCCACGGTCCTCGATGTCTTCAGCCCCGTCCGCGAAGACTACGCCGAGCTCACGAACCGCTACATCCCGCCGCTCGAAGCCCCCGCCGGTTAGGCTCTGCTCGGAAACGTATACCAGCCCGAAGCGCGAGCGAGGGACGGCGTCTGAATTCCCTCGCTCGCGCTTCGGGCTAGTGTGGACTGGACGCTCTCCACGTCGATTGCAAACAGACGCTGATGGGCTGGCCCGCCTCACGCACGGAAGATCGACCCGTCGAGCGTCCCCGTGCTGTCGGCAAACGACTCCGCCGGGATATCGAGCGAACGCAGGATGCCGAGATACAGGTTCGACATCCGCGCGTCGTTCCCCTTCCAGAACTGCCCGTGCCGCAGCCCCAGCCTGTTCCCCCCGGCGACCAGCGTCGGCAGGTTGCGCGGATTGTGGGTCGTGCTCGCGCCACTGCCGTAGAGGACGACCGTGTTGTCGAGGACCGTCCCGTCCCGGTCGCGGTACTCGCTCAAACGGCTGAGGAACCCGGCGATCTGCTCGCTGAGGAACAGGTCGTACTTGGCGAAAGCGAGCTGCCCGTCCTTGTCCCCCGCGTGCGAGAGGGAGTGATGCGTCTGCGACAGGCCGAGCTTGATCGGGAACGTGTCGCTGATCCCCATCCCGTCCTCCCGGTTCAGCATGAAAGTCACGCTCCGGGTGATGTCGGCGTCGAAGGCCAGGGCAATCAGGTCGAACATGTTCCGGTAGTAAAGGGCCGGCTCGCTCTCGTTCGTGACCGTGAGATCGAGATGCGACGAGTCCTGGGACTTCAGCGGAATGTCGATCCACTTCTCGGAGGCAATGAGCCGCGACTCCACTTCGCTCAGCGATGTCAGGTACTGCTCCATCCGCTCGCGGTCGGACCGGCCGAGCTGCCGGTTGAAGTCCCGGGCGCTCTCGGCCACGGCGTCGACGAGCTTGATCCGCTTCTTGAGGGCCTCCCGCTCCGACTGGATCGATGAACGGTCGCTGCGGAAGAGCCGGTCGAACACCCGCCGTGGACTGTTCTCCGCCGGGATCGGCCGCCCTTCCAGGCTGTAGGAGATCGTCCCGGTCCGGGAGAGGAACCCCGTCCCGGCGTCGATCGACAGCACGAGCGACGGCTGGCGGCAGTGCTGCTTGGTGTGCTGGGCGACCACCTGGTCGATACCGGCCGAGTTGTAGGTCCCGGGCTTCGGGTTATGCAGCGGGGCCCCGGTGAGCCACATGTCGGAGCAGACGTGCGGGTCCGCCTTCGGTCCGCTCGGATGGTGCAGGCCGCCGAGGAAGCTGAGCTGGTGGCGGAAGGGGCTGAGCGGCTCGGTCGACTTGCCGAAGACGAACTGGCCGTCCTTCTCGGCGGTCGGGAACCAGCTCCATTCGTCAATGCCGTGCTCGTGCCGCGGGAGCGACATCCCGTTGGCGGTGTAGAGGGCGCAGAACCGGCGGGGGACGTTCGCGGCGGCCTCGGCCCCCATGGCGTCGAGCACCGGAAGGGCGAGCGCCGCTCCCCCGAGACCTCGCAGGAACGCACGACGGTCGATGGTGCGGGCCAGACTCATGGGGCTCTCCTGTCGCGGAACGTGCCAGCGGGAAACGGAACGGTCGGTCTCATATCACCGGCGAGCGAAGGAGCGTCGCCGGGCCACAGGAGCAGCGCTACTTCTCCAGAAACATCGGACTGTGGACAACATACCGCAGTAGATCGCGCATCCGATACCCCTCTCGGCGGAGCCGCACGGCGTCCTGCTTGAGCGTGGCGAGTTCGGCGTAGGACAACGTCCGGCCGTTGGCGTAGGTCTGCAGGTGCTTCAGGAGGCTGAAGGCGACCTGGTCGAGCCGGGCGTGGGCGAGATGGGTCCGCAGGTCGTCGAAGCCGGCCACCTTCGCGCCGTCCGGCAGCGTCGAGCGGGCGTCGACCGCTTCGGTTTTCCGGCGGCCCCCGGCGTCGAACTCTTCCAGCGGCAGGCCCCACGGGTCGATCTTGGTGTGGCACTGGACGCAGCCGGTCTGGTTGCGGTGGACTTCCAGCCGCTCCCGGAGCGAAAGCTTCGGGTCTTCCTTCACCATCGGGACGTTCGGCGGCGGGTCGTCGGGAGGCTCGGCCACGAGCCGGCGGGCGATCCAGGCCCCGCGCTTGATCGGGTTTGCCTCGCGTCCGTCGGAGAGGCCCGCAAGGATTGCCGGCTGGGTCAGCAGGCCGCCCAGGTCCCTCCGACCGTGAGGGATCGCCGCGAACTCGAAGCCGCTTTCGCTCCGGTCTCCCAAGTCGTAATAGCTGGCGACCACTTCATTGGCGACCACAAACTCGGAGGCGATCAGATTCCGCGCCGGGAGGTTCTCCCGGAACAGGTGCCTCAGGAATTCCACGGGCTCCCGCCGCAGCTGAGTCCGGGCGTCGCGCGTCAGCTTCGGGAATCGCTTCCGGTCCGGTTCCAGGACGGCGAACTTGTCGAGCGCGAGCCACTGGGAGCCGAATTCCTCGACGAAGCGGTCGAACCGCGGATCGGCGATCAGGCGGTCCATCTCGGAGTCGAGCGACTCCCGCAGCCCGCCGAATGCCCCGAGTTCAACGGTCTGAACGTCGGGCGGCCCGTTCCAGAGGAAGTACGACAGCTTGGAAGCAAGCTCCTGACCGTCCAGGGGCTCCGGCTCGGGGCCCTGGCTGTTCTCGACGAGCATCAGGAACTTCGGGGACGTCAGCCCCACAAGGAGCGCGTCGCGCACGTTGTCTCGGAACTTTCCTCCCGCGTTGACGTAGACCTTGAAGAGAGGATTGACGTCTTCCTGCTGTGCTGCCCGGCGAAACGCTCTTGAGGCGAAGTCGTGAAGGATTCGCCAGGCCGCCGCGTTGTCCTCTTCGAGCGGGCCGCCTGGGTACGGAGCCGCCGAACCGAAGATCCTCATGTGCGACGGCGGCGGCCAGGTGTCGTAGTACGGGCCTTCGAACTCGACGGAGCGGATGAGGAGCCGCGGCATGTCGCGGCCGTCGGTGTACTCGCTCCGGACGCCGATCTCGCGGATACCGGCGAGATAGTTGACGTTGTCCTTCTCGACGTCCGGGCTCGGGAAGTTGCGGATCGCTCCCTCGAAGACGAACGTCGCCAGTTCGGTTCCCGGCACCGTCACGGGCTCGCCGACCGGCGCAAGCGTGCTGCCGCAGTCCCGCCGCAGGCCGAGGTGGACTCCCAACTGCGGCAGACGCTTCTCGAACTGGACGAACCTCCCCGCGACTTCGTCCTCCGCGGGGAGAGGCGTGAGGACGATCCGCTCCAGCGCCGCCTTCCCGGCCGAGACAGCGGTGACCGGTAGCGGGCCTGCCGGCAGCCGGGCCACGAGGAACGCCGGCTGGCTCAGCAGTCCGGAGAAGTGCCGGTTCCCCAGCGTGAGCGTCAGGTCGTGCGGCTTCTCGGGCTCTTCGTCGGCGCCGGGAGCCGCCTTGTGGACGTCCACCTGGTAGATCCCGGCGGCGGGAATTTTCGCTTCGACCGGCCCGTTGGGCTGCGGGACGAGGACCTGGCCCGCCGTCGGTGCGCCGTCGTCTGCCAGTGGCCGCAGCGAGGCGCCGGCATCGAGGATCAGGCCGTCGTCGTACTTTGCGGCGGTGACCGTCACGCGAAAGCGTCCGTCGTCGGGGAGCTCCCGCAGCGAGATCTTGAAGTTCGCCCGCGGGCCATAGGTGCTTTCGACGCCGAAGATCTCGCCGCTCGGAATCGCCGGCCGGAGGAGCAGTCCCTCGGGAACGGTCTCGTAGGCACGCCCCTTGGGATAGCCGTGCGTTCCCCGCATGCAGGCGAAGACCGCGTGGTAGATGCTGTCGTACTCCCGCCAGCCGCGGACTGTGTCGTTTCCCTGGTAGCCCTCGATGAACCGGAACTTCGTCTGCATCGCGAAGGGAGCGAACGGGAATGGCTTTTTGATGGCAGGCTCGGTGACGACGAAATCCGCGTTGTCGAGGAGCAGGCTGTCGGCGCCCAGGATCAGCTTGTCCGGGCACGGGGCCGGGTTGATCGTCCGTCCGAGTTCGACCTTGAACCTCTGGATCGTGGGCCGGGATGCGGGATCGACGATGCAGCGGTCGAGGGCCCGTTCGGCGATTTCGAGGTAGGCCTCGATGAGGAGAGGGGAGAGGGCGAGGGTTTCCTGGTTGTTGACGAAGCCGTCCTTGGAGACCGCGTCCGGGGGGAGGATGTCGGTCAGTTCGTCGTCGAGGAGCAGGAGCTCTCGGAGTGTGTTGCGGTATTGGGCAACGGTCAGCCGGCGGGCGCCGCCGTTCTTGGGTGTGGGCCGCGAGCGGGCGATGTCGAGGCCTTGTTCGATCCAGTTGAGGAACGCTGTCCGTTCGGCGTCGGTGGGTTGAGGTTCGTCTTCGGGGGGCATGGCCCGGCTGGCGACCTGGCGGCGGATGCCTTCCCAGAGTTTGAGCTGTTGGTCGGCGAGGGTGGTGTCGAGGTGATCGACGCGGATGCCGGACATCATTTCGTCGACGCTGTGGCAGCGGATGCAGTTCTGCTTGAGGAACGGTCCGACGTGTTCGTCGAAGCTGCGAGCGAGCGCGGCCGCATCCTCCGCCCGACTAGCGACGGGAGCTGCGAGCGCTATCAGAAGAAACAGCGGCAGGAGCCGAAGGGGAGGGGAGGTCATTGGGGGGGGCCGGCAGGGCAGGGTCGAGCGGGAGGTCTATTATCAGCTGACCCATCAATGAACTTCAATGGTTTCGTCGGGAGCGATCGCTTGAGCGACGTACCATGAACCGGGTCCAGGGGGACCCTGGTGGGGGGATGCAAGGGGGGCAACGCCCCCTTTGCCCGCCGGAGGCCTGGCCGTCGAGAGATGTCTGAAGGAGCGCGTGTCCAAGCGCGGACACCGTGTCGTATGCCCCCTCACCAACCCGCGGGGATCGCAAAGCGAGCGGTGAGTCCTCAACGCCGGTACCACAGAGGGGACGTCCGTCGCTGACCACGGTTCCTCATGGAAGCGCCTCCGGCGGCAAGGGGGCGTGGCCCCCTTGACCCCAGCGGCCGTAGCACGTTGGGTTTGAGCAATGTGAGCTGCGCCGGCAGGGACATGGTTCGAGCACTACGGATCGCTCCCTTTCGCGGACCGCGGCGGTAGAATTCAGAACTCACGTCCCCCTTCATTGCGCCGGCTTCCCAACCACGTCCCCTCTGCCGAAAACCGCCGCATGCTTCAGTTCCTCAAGAACCTGTTTCAAAGCAAACCCAAAGTCCAGAAGCTCGACATCCGCCGGCGGTTCGAGCTCATCGGACGGATCGGGCAGGGGAGCATGTCCAAGGTCTGGCGGGCCAAGGACTCGCTGACCGGCAAGGTCGTCGCCCTCAAAGTCCTCGACGGACCGAAGACCGCCCGCCTCGAACAGAAGTTCGCCCAGATGGGGGTCCAACGACCCACGGAGGGCGAGATCTCCCTCACGCTACGCCACCCCAACATTGTCCACACTTACGAGCACGGGGTCACGACCGAGAACGAACAGTTCCTCGTCATGGAGTTCATCGATGGCGTCAGCCTCAGCTACCTCGTCGACGTCCAGAACGCCCGGATGAAGGACCACTGCCTCTCCTACTGCATCCAGCTCGGCACCGCCCTCGAGTACCTCCACAAACAACTCTGGATCCACCGCGACCTCTGCCCGCGGAACGTCGTCGTCACGCCGGACGACGTCGTGAAGCTGATCGACTTCGGCCTGATGGTCCCCAACACGGAAGAGTTCCGCCGCCCCGGCAACCGGACGGGGACCGCCATGTACATGGCCCCCGAACTCATCAAGCGGCAGACGACCGACGAGCGGATCGACGTGTTCTCCTACGCGGTCACCTGCTTCGAGATGTTCACCAAGCAGCTCCCGTGGCGCGCGGGAGACACCCTCGAATCGGTCCTGCAGCACATCAACAGCCCGCCCAAGGACCTCAAGAAGCTTCGCCCCGACCTGACCGACGGAGTGGTCCACGCGATCATGAAGGGCCTGGAACGCGACCCCCGCGACCGCTGGCCGTCGATGAAGGCGATGGTGGATGAGTTGAGGAAAGAGGCTGAAGGCTGAAAGGGGCGGGAGATCGGCGGATCGGCATACCAGCCTGACGCGCGAGCGGAACGCGGCAACCGGGCTTGCCTGGGCGAGCAACACCTACCCCAAGGGGGTTACGCCCGACAGCCCAGGGTTGCCGCGGAGCGGCTACCCTGGGTTTTGAGAATCCGATGATTGAACCCCGACGGGGTTCTGCCAAGTCATCGTTGTTCTGACGCAACCCCGATGGGGTTGGTGGGGCGTCGACCTCGTAACCCAGGGTAGCCTGCGTTGCAGGCAACCCTGGGCTGTATGACGAAACCCCGTCGGGGTAGATCGAACCTCGCGTGGCGTCGCCAGCGGACACGACTCGTCTGCGGTGTGGTCCGACTTCGATTCTCGTGCCATGCCAAATAAAAAAAGCCCGGTCCGAAGACCGGGCTTCTTGAGCAGGAGGCTGAAGTCTGCCGCGTCCGGCGAACCGTCCGCGTCAGGTGAACGCAACCTGCTACTTAAATTGTTGGCGACTACTTGAGTCGCATGTAGTACTTCTTGTTCTTGGGGTCGAAGTCCGTCGGGCTCATCGCGTCGCTGACTTCAATTTCGGTATACGAGTAGTGTTCGATGAGGGAATTTTCGTCGGTGAGCGGTTTTCCTTTTTCTCCCCATCCGAAGTTCTTCACCATCACCGGCAGGGACATTTCTCGGTCCACGAGCATCTCGGACTTGCGATAAATTTCGCTGTGTGCCGGGTTCACGTACTCGCAGACGCAGCGGAAGCAGGGACGGTCTTCGAACGTCGCGTCTTCCGTGAACTGGCACAGCGTGGGGATCGATTCCTGCAGGTTGCGGACCTGGGCGTCGATGATCTTGCGGGCCAGTCCCACGATGCCGACCTGTGTGATCGGGTGGCGGTTCTCAGCCATGACGAGGTCGCTGTTGATCGCCATCCGGAGGGTGCCGGAGAGGCGGCCCGCGATGCCGCCGGGCTGGCACAGAAGGCAGTTCTCATTCTGGCCATCGACGTAGATGACCTGCCGGCCTTTGTCGCCCGAACGCCACTTCATGTAGACGCTGAAGGGGGCGTGACCCATCTTGAGGTCGATGTCCTGTCCTTCGAGGAGCGAGCCGCCGACGACTTCCTGCTTGAAGAACTTGCACTTGTAGTAGGGAGCCGCGGCGAACTTCTCGATCCCGCGCTGCAGGATCATGACGTTCATCTGCAGGCCCCACTTGCCCGTCAGCGTCTTCGCGTCGGGCTCGGGGACGGGAACCAGCGTGCCGGGAGCGGCGACGCCGAGTCCGCCGGGGACGGGGAGGTCGACTGCCGCCGCGACGCGGATCGGTTCCGCAATGGGCATCTGAGCCAGGCTGGCGGAGGCCATGGACGGCAGGATGGGGAGCGTGAAGGCGGCTGCCGTCTTGCGCTCGATCGGGTCGGCCCCGACCGGGACGGGATCATCGAGGAGTCCCATCAGGCCGAACGCCGCGGCGAGCAGCAGGGAGGCCGTCACATTGGCCAGCCGGTTTTCCGAGCGCCAGAACCGTTTCCACATGCGGCCACCGGAGAGGCGGAGATGACGAGTGAAGGGACTTTTTTAGGTTGTCGGGTGGCAAACACTGCCGGCCGGATGTTTTCGGGATCGGCAGGAATGATCAGTCGAACGGTCGAATGGGGACTCACCGTCAGGGTTTGCCTGGGTGTTCGGGTTTCGCTGATCGGATTGTTTTCGCGCGAGGTGAGCGTTCTTGCCGGACGGATGCTGATAGCTCAAACCCGACGAGCCACGGCAACCGGGGTCAAGGGGGCAACCCCTTGCCGCCGGAGGCACTCCTGTGAGGAACCGTGGTAAGCAACGGACGCCCGTTTTGTGGTACCGGCGTCGAGGACTCACCGCTCGCCCCGGAATCCCCGCGGGTTGGTGAGGGGGCATCCGGCACATTCTCCGCGTTTGGACTCTCGCTCCTTCAGATGGTGCGAGAAGGGCGGGCCTCCGGCGGGCAAGAGGGCTTCGCCCCCTTGCATCCCCCACCAGGGGTACCCCCTGGACCCCGGTCATCTCTCCAGTTCGCCCACTCCACGCCGGTCGACCCGTCCCGTAAAGTACTCTCACTCCCGTCCATCGAGACAAAGTGAGTCCCCATGCATCGACGCCTCTATCTCTGCGTTCCGATCCTGGCCGCCCTCGTCCTCGCCCTCGGCCCGGCCACCTACGCCGCCGACCGCCCCAACATCCTCTGGATCTCCAGCGAAGACAACGGCCCACACCTCGGCTGCTACGGCGACCCGGACGCCCGGACGCCAAACCTCGACGCCCTCGCCCAGCGCAGCGCCCTCTACCTCAACTGCTGGTCCAACGCCCCCGTCTGCGCCCCCGCCCGCACCGCCATCATCACCGGCATGTACCCCCCCTCCCTCGGAGCGGAACACATGCGGAGCCTCGTCAAAGTCCCCGCCGATCTGAAGCTCTGGCCGCAGCTTCTTCGCGAGGCCGGCTACTACTGTTCGAATAACGTCAAAGAGGACTACAACGTCGAAAAGCCCGGACAGGTCTGGAGCGACTCCAGCAAGACGGCCCACTGGAAGAAGCGCAACCCCGGCCAGCCCTTCTTTGCCGTCTTCAACTTCACGACGACGCACGAAAGCCAGGTCCGCCTTCGGCCTCACAACTTCGTCCACGACCCCAAGACGGTCCAGATCCCCGGCTACCATCCCGACCTCCCCGAAACCCGCGAGGCCTGGGCTCAGTACCACGATCAGATGACGCTGATGGACGAGCAGGCGGGGAAGATCCTCGACGAGCTCCGCGCCGACGGTCTGGAAGAAGACACCATCGTCTTCTACTGGGGAGACCACGGCCCGGGCCTGCCGCGCTGCAAACGCTCGGCCTGCAACTCAGGCCTCCGCGTCCCGCTCATCGTCCACATCCCGGAGAAGTTCCGCGGCCTCGCCCCCAAAGGCTATGAGGCCGGGGCAAAGCTCGACCGGCTCGTCGAGTTCGTCGACTTCGGTCCCACGGTCCTCAACCTCGCCGGCATCTCCGCCCCGGCCACGTGCCAGGGGCGGCCGTTCCTCGGTCAATACTCGTCGAACGAACGGGACTACCTCCACGGCTTCCGCGGCCGGATGGACGAGCGGTACGACCTCGTCCGCTCGGTGCGGGACAAGCGGTACGTCTACGTCCACAACTTCCATCCGGAACTGCCGGCGGGCCAGCACAACGCCTACATGTTCGAAACGCCGATGACGATCGCATGGCGAAAGGCGTTCGATGCCAAGACGCTCGCGCCGGAGCACGCCCGGTTCTTCGAGCCGCGTGAAACCGAGGAGTTGTACGACCTCGAGTCCGACCCCTGGGAGCTCAAGAACCTGGCGGCCGATCGGGCCCACGCCGCCACGCTGACCCGGCTGCGGGCGGCGTGCCTGATGTGGATGGGCCAGATCAAGGACGTGGGCCTCGTCCCGGAGGCGGACCTCGTTCTGCGGGCCGGCCCGAAGTCCTATTACGAGTTCGGCCACGACGAGTCCTATCCGTCGGCCGAAGTCATCAAGGCGGCGGACGTGGCGACCCGCGGAACCGACGCGGCGACGCTGCGAGGATTGCTGAACTCCCCCGACAGCACGGTCCGGTACTGGGGGATGATGGGAGTGCTGATCCACGTCCGGAACCCGAACGGCGAGATCCTGCGCGAGGTCGAGCAGCGGCTCACCGACAAGTCGCCCAGCGTGCGGATCGTCGCGGCGGAGACGTTGCTCCGCCGGGGCCCCAGGGTGACGCACGACGGGGCGCTCCTGATGCTGATCAAGCAGGCGGACGCGGGGCAGAACGGACTGTTCTCCTCGGTCGCGGCCCTGAACGCGATCGACAACCTCGGCCCGCTGGCGGCGGGGACACACCGGGAGATCGCAAAGCTCCCGCGGGTCGCCCCCGGCGCGAGTCCGCGGATGAAGGACTACATCGACCGTTTGCTGCGGCACATCCTGGGAGAGAAGCCGCTGCCGGGGTAGGGGAGAGAGTCCGCACAGGGAGTGAGGCGTTCGCTGCCTTCATTCGCAGGAACGCGAGCCGTTCACTCAGGGCCAAGGAGAACGAGAGACATGTCGCAGATCGCGGGAAGCATCCTGATCGTCGGCGCCGCCCTGGTTCACGTGCTGGAGGAAGGCTCTCGACGGGAAGCAGAATCGCTGATGCACTTGAACACCGGAATGCGACTGGCCGCCCAGACGGTGGCCCGCATCAACGGCGGGCCGATCGCGACCGTCGGGACGGCCTCCTCTCCGGTGACGCGGTACTTCGTCTTCGGACTGCTGGCGGCCGGGATCGTCCTGCTCGTTCTCGGCGTCATCATGGACTTCCGCCGTCCCAAGACTCCTGCCGCGTGATGCGGTCCTGGCAGCCAGTTCCGGGGGAGGCTCTATGACGACCTGGCTCCCCGCCGTCAGCCTGCTGGTCGCGATGGTCACGGTCGAAGCCGTCGTCCAGTGGCTCCGTCACCGCCCGCACCGGCTGATGCAGCCAACGCAGCACATTGTGTTCGCCGGGCTGGTCGTCCAGTGCGTCTTGATCGCGGTCTGGATTGTCGTCTTCCTGCGGCCCCACTTCTGATCGGAGTTCGCGCCAGTCTCGGAAGCCTTTGAGCTCCACGAGATTCCGGGAACTGCCGGGGCTACTTCAGCGTCTCGCATTGGGCAGCCGAAGGAGCTGCCTCATTTCCGCCCCGACGAGCATCGCCAGCCCGTCGTCCTCCACCGCCGCGAGGATTCCCATGAACCGCACGCTGCTCATCGTGATGGTCCTGCTCGTCTGCTCCGGAGTCCATTCCCAGGAGCGCAAGGCACCGACATGGTCGCTTCAGGAAACCGTTGGTTCACTCTTCGGACGAAGACCACCGAAACAGGAAATCGAGGTACCGGTCAGGTCGTTCCGGGACCACGTCCGCCGGCAGTTGGGCACGAAACCGGGGCCGGACCGCCCCGTTGAGCCCGTCCGATTCCGTGAGCAGCCGTTTTTTGAGGGGTCTCGCGGGGCGGAACTCTCCACGCTCGTGACGGTCTCCGTGGCGGATGCCGAACTCGGCGACGACTGCATTCGCGTTCTGTTTGAACGAATCGGGGACCACAAGTTCCCGATTTGCATTCGATTTCAACCGCTGCTCGCGGGCGTGCCGCTCTACGACGGTGCCGAATCGGTCGTGTTCGGCGGACCGACGTCGACGTTCCTCTGTAAGGTTCCAGTGGCTCGACTCCATCTCAGCAACGAGATTCGACGGTCCGTGGAAGTGACGAAGGCTTCCCTCAAGGAGGCTGGTTCCGACCCCAGCGGCTTATCTCTGGGATTGGAAACCCTGATAGATCAATCCGAACGCCACGCCCCCGTCTCCGTCGATATCATCGACTTCACTGACCTAACTGAACAGATCGAAGCCGCGTTGGGCTTGGACCGTTTGCCACGGCGGGCCTCCGGCGGCAAAGGGGCTCCGCCCCCGTGACCCCCGACTTTTACTATCTCCCATGAAGAACACCGTGGCCTTTCTGTCCATCGTCCTCATGTCGATCTTCGCCGCCATTCTCTACGGCATCCTCCACGACCAGATCACCGCCCGTATCTGCGTGGAATACTTCACCATCGGGCACCCGCCGATCTTCGGCACCGACGATCCGACGCTCCTCGCCTTCGGCTGGGGCATCGTCGCCACCTGGTGGGCCGGCCTCATCGTCGGGATTCCGCTGGCCATCGCCGCCCGCGCCGGTTCCCGCCCCAGACGCTCCCCTGCTTCGCTGATCGCTCCCCTCGGCAGGCTCTTCCTCATTATGGGAGCGTCCGCTGTTCTCGCCGGGGCGATCGGCGGCCTCCTCGCCAGCCGCGGCGCGGTCGTGCTCGTCGGGCGACTCGCAAGGGCAGTCCCCGCCGAACGCCACGTCCCGTTCCTGATCGATCTCTGGGCTCACTCCGCCAGCTACCTTGTTGGATTTGTCGGCGGCTGGATCCTGACCGTGCTCGTCTGGTTTTCCCGCCGCAAACTCGCTGTGGCCCAGTGACATCGGGCCGCGGCGGGTACCGTCGCAGGCCCGCCGCACGCGCTTCGCCAACACGAATTGTCGCGCCGGCACCTTTCGGCGTATCGTGTTCCTGTTCTCGCGACCCAGGAGCCCTTGTCATGTCGCCGTCACGGATTCGACTGCTGTCTCTCGCCTGCACCCTTCTCTTCTCGTTCGCTTCCGCCGCCCAGGCCGCGCTTCCGACCGGGGAAGAAATCCTGCGGATCAACGAAGCCAATCGCAGACCGTTCGCGCACGTCCACCTCCGATCCCTCTACACGCTCGAAGCCACCGACGCCGACGCGCGGAAGTGGAACAAACAGGACGAGGAGAAGGAGCAGCTCACCAAACAGATCCTCGCCATGAAAAAGGAGGATCTCAAAATCGAATTCGACGGCCGGACCCTCGTCGGTGAGGAAGCGATCGCCTTCCTCCAGCAGGCCGAGGTTATCGACGGCCCCCGCAAAAGCCGAACGATGCCCGCTGGCCAGGCCAAGGCGTTCCAGCACTTCACCCTGCTCGAACTCTTCCGCAACGGCGACGCCTACCAGTTCCGCTCTCCCCGCAGCCAGATCAAGACCCAGGAAGCGGCCGGCGCCTGGACCTTCAGCGAGGCGCCGCTGACCACCGAATCGCTCCGGTCAACGTACGCCGGCTACGAAATCTTCTCCCGGGCCCCGGAAACGACACCCG of Planctomyces sp. SH-PL14 contains these proteins:
- a CDS encoding DUF1592 domain-containing protein, which translates into the protein MTSPPLRLLPLFLLIALAAPVASRAEDAAALARSFDEHVGPFLKQNCIRCHSVDEMMSGIRVDHLDTTLADQQLKLWEGIRRQVASRAMPPEDEPQPTDAERTAFLNWIEQGLDIARSRPTPKNGGARRLTVAQYRNTLRELLLLDDELTDILPPDAVSKDGFVNNQETLALSPLLIEAYLEIAERALDRCIVDPASRPTIQRFKVELGRTINPAPCPDKLILGADSLLLDNADFVVTEPAIKKPFPFAPFAMQTKFRFIEGYQGNDTVRGWREYDSIYHAVFACMRGTHGYPKGRAYETVPEGLLLRPAIPSGEIFGVESTYGPRANFKISLRELPDDGRFRVTVTAAKYDDGLILDAGASLRPLADDGAPTAGQVLVPQPNGPVEAKIPAAGIYQVDVHKAAPGADEEPEKPHDLTLTLGNRHFSGLLSQPAFLVARLPAGPLPVTAVSAGKAALERIVLTPLPAEDEVAGRFVQFEKRLPQLGVHLGLRRDCGSTLAPVGEPVTVPGTELATFVFEGAIRNFPSPDVEKDNVNYLAGIREIGVRSEYTDGRDMPRLLIRSVEFEGPYYDTWPPPSHMRIFGSAAPYPGGPLEEDNAAAWRILHDFASRAFRRAAQQEDVNPLFKVYVNAGGKFRDNVRDALLVGLTSPKFLMLVENSQGPEPEPLDGQELASKLSYFLWNGPPDVQTVELGAFGGLRESLDSEMDRLIADPRFDRFVEEFGSQWLALDKFAVLEPDRKRFPKLTRDARTQLRREPVEFLRHLFRENLPARNLIASEFVVANEVVASYYDLGDRSESGFEFAAIPHGRRDLGGLLTQPAILAGLSDGREANPIKRGAWIARRLVAEPPDDPPPNVPMVKEDPKLSLRERLEVHRNQTGCVQCHTKIDPWGLPLEEFDAGGRRKTEAVDARSTLPDGAKVAGFDDLRTHLAHARLDQVAFSLLKHLQTYANGRTLSYAELATLKQDAVRLRREGYRMRDLLRYVVHSPMFLEK
- a CDS encoding DUF1552 domain-containing protein, whose product is MSLARTIDRRAFLRGLGGAALALPVLDAMGAEAAANVPRRFCALYTANGMSLPRHEHGIDEWSWFPTAEKDGQFVFGKSTEPLSPFRHQLSFLGGLHHPSGPKADPHVCSDMWLTGAPLHNPKPGTYNSAGIDQVVAQHTKQHCRQPSLVLSIDAGTGFLSRTGTISYSLEGRPIPAENSPRRVFDRLFRSDRSSIQSEREALKKRIKLVDAVAESARDFNRQLGRSDRERMEQYLTSLSEVESRLIASEKWIDIPLKSQDSSHLDLTVTNESEPALYYRNMFDLIALAFDADITRSVTFMLNREDGMGISDTFPIKLGLSQTHHSLSHAGDKDGQLAFAKYDLFLSEQIAGFLSRLSEYRDRDGTVLDNTVVLYGSGASTTHNPRNLPTLVAGGNRLGLRHGQFWKGNDARMSNLYLGILRSLDIPAESFADSTGTLDGSIFRA
- a CDS encoding cupin domain-containing protein; the encoded protein is MQTGFIDLARLTPISPVPGCRMRTPFGQNLMLSYLEMDNGAEVPLHHHPHEQGGILIRGRLQLTIGDETRVVEAGSLFLIPSNVPHRAVAIDGPATVLDVFSPVREDYAELTNRYIPPLEAPAG
- a CDS encoding serine/threonine protein kinase, which produces MLQFLKNLFQSKPKVQKLDIRRRFELIGRIGQGSMSKVWRAKDSLTGKVVALKVLDGPKTARLEQKFAQMGVQRPTEGEISLTLRHPNIVHTYEHGVTTENEQFLVMEFIDGVSLSYLVDVQNARMKDHCLSYCIQLGTALEYLHKQLWIHRDLCPRNVVVTPDDVVKLIDFGLMVPNTEEFRRPGNRTGTAMYMAPELIKRQTTDERIDVFSYAVTCFEMFTKQLPWRAGDTLESVLQHINSPPKDLKKLRPDLTDGVVHAIMKGLERDPRDRWPSMKAMVDELRKEAEG